One Gloeothece verrucosa PCC 7822 DNA window includes the following coding sequences:
- a CDS encoding YegS/Rv2252/BmrU family lipid kinase: protein MTRSAYLIYNPTAGQGDPEQELQLIQSLLAPEFDLYTEKTTEEVDAAALAKDAIEKGFKTVIAAGGDGTISATAGVLINSHVAFGILPCGTANALASTLGIPPSAEEACQTILAGHTRIVDTATCNGQPMLLLAGVGFEADTIEGTNKQAKKNWGMLAYVFSGLRQLREFERFEAEIETDDKLIEVTAAAVTVANAAPATSILAQGPARVICDDGLLDVTIVAPKNRASAITASYHLLQTALQNEEAQRDDIGYLRTKRVKITTSPLQNVVVDGEVIGHTEIEVECIPHSLIIFVPATGSNSPPEKLENLPESKVETKTKAP from the coding sequence ATGACCCGTTCTGCCTATCTCATTTACAATCCTACTGCTGGTCAGGGCGATCCTGAGCAAGAACTTCAACTCATTCAAAGTCTGTTAGCACCTGAGTTTGACCTTTATACCGAAAAGACGACAGAAGAAGTTGATGCGGCGGCACTGGCCAAGGATGCTATTGAAAAAGGCTTTAAAACCGTGATTGCGGCCGGAGGAGATGGCACCATTTCAGCCACAGCCGGCGTTTTGATCAATAGTCATGTCGCTTTTGGCATTTTACCCTGTGGTACAGCTAATGCCTTGGCTTCAACATTAGGCATTCCCCCCTCCGCCGAAGAAGCTTGTCAGACGATTTTGGCCGGACATACCCGCATCGTTGATACAGCTACCTGTAATGGACAGCCGATGCTTCTGTTAGCAGGGGTGGGTTTTGAAGCGGATACCATCGAAGGAACCAATAAACAAGCGAAAAAAAATTGGGGAATGCTGGCTTATGTCTTCTCGGGACTGCGACAACTGCGAGAATTTGAACGATTTGAGGCAGAAATTGAGACAGATGACAAACTCATTGAAGTGACAGCCGCCGCCGTGACAGTGGCCAATGCCGCTCCGGCTACCTCCATTTTAGCTCAAGGGCCTGCAAGAGTGATCTGTGATGATGGGTTATTAGATGTGACCATCGTAGCGCCCAAAAATCGAGCCAGTGCCATTACAGCTTCTTATCATTTGCTGCAAACTGCCTTACAAAATGAAGAAGCTCAACGAGATGATATTGGTTATTTACGCACCAAGCGAGTTAAAATTACCACCTCGCCGCTTCAGAATGTGGTTGTTGATGGTGAAGTCATTGGTCACACTGAGATCGAAGTGGAATGTATTCCCCATAGTTTAATTATATTTGTACCCGCCACTGGGAGTAATTCCCCTCCTGAAAAATTAGAAAATTTGCCCGAGTCAAAAGTGGAGACAAAAACCAAAGCTCCTTAA
- a CDS encoding manganese catalase family protein, whose translation MFYHKKELIEKAVNIDDPNPRFAQLLLEQFGGATGELTAALQYWVQSFHVEHPGIRDMLQDIAVEEFSHLEMVGKLIEVHTQKVDQTEAFSSTLFAIRGKGPHFLDSQGSAWTANYINEGGDVVRDLRANIAAEGGARQTYEALIKLAPDPKTKEVLIHLLTREISHTKMFMKALDSLGKLDDPFFGNIQPDETVDLYFNLSTNGQEDQRGPWNSDENFRYIANPVPDQK comes from the coding sequence ATGTTTTATCACAAAAAAGAACTGATTGAAAAAGCCGTAAATATTGATGACCCTAACCCTCGCTTTGCTCAACTTCTTTTAGAGCAATTTGGCGGCGCAACTGGTGAATTAACGGCGGCTTTGCAATATTGGGTGCAATCGTTTCATGTAGAACACCCAGGTATTCGGGATATGCTTCAAGACATTGCCGTAGAAGAATTTAGCCATTTAGAAATGGTGGGTAAATTAATCGAAGTTCATACCCAAAAAGTCGATCAAACAGAAGCTTTTAGCAGCACTTTATTTGCTATACGAGGAAAAGGCCCTCACTTTTTAGACTCTCAAGGTTCCGCTTGGACTGCCAATTATATCAATGAAGGCGGAGATGTGGTTCGAGATTTACGAGCTAACATTGCCGCAGAAGGCGGAGCGCGTCAAACCTATGAAGCTTTAATTAAACTCGCACCAGACCCGAAAACCAAAGAAGTATTAATTCATCTTTTGACTCGAGAAATTTCTCATACTAAAATGTTCATGAAAGCCCTTGATTCTTTGGGTAAATTGGACGATCCTTTCTTTGGCAATATTCAACCTGATGAAACGGTTGATCTTTACTTTAACTTGTCTACAAACGGACAAGAAGATCAACGCGGCCCTTGGAATTCTGATGAAAATTTCCGTTATATTGCTAATCCTGTTCCTGATCAAAAATAA
- a CDS encoding FtsX-like permease family protein has protein sequence MVSLARKNLFEDLPRFLIAQAGILFAVSLVTIQTGLLKGFTQSTTALIDKSQADLWVASKDLTNFELTLPISYQRLAQAQKVEGVASAEPLILNSGLWRNSQGTISTVRVIGFDPKGKLFSPGVITQGSVNALAQPYRIIVDQTQLKSLGIKQDGDVGQIGSYKATLAGQTTGIQSIASSPYLLTSLETAKAYSYARPDFEAKPTTPDIAALTNTDKITYVLIKAKPGQNLQVLKQRLEKALPNTLAFTTQEIANQTQNYWVQRTSIGFILGLGAIVGIIVGIVIVGQILYASVSDHLKEFGTLKAMGASDWATNRIIIEQALWMALLGYIPGMGLCLGLGTWTAATQGVVILITPVMAGGVLAVTVFMCIGSALFAIQKINRVDPAMVFKS, from the coding sequence ATGGTTTCACTTGCTCGCAAAAACTTATTCGAGGATTTACCTCGCTTTCTCATTGCTCAGGCCGGAATCCTATTTGCTGTCAGTTTGGTCACAATTCAAACAGGACTACTAAAAGGATTTACTCAATCTACTACTGCCTTAATCGACAAATCTCAAGCCGATCTTTGGGTCGCTTCTAAAGATCTTACTAACTTTGAGCTAACTTTGCCGATCTCCTATCAACGTTTAGCACAAGCGCAAAAAGTCGAGGGTGTAGCCTCTGCTGAACCTTTAATTCTAAACTCAGGATTATGGCGTAACTCTCAAGGGACAATTTCTACCGTTAGAGTCATTGGTTTTGATCCTAAAGGTAAACTTTTCTCCCCAGGAGTTATTACTCAGGGTAGTGTCAATGCTCTAGCCCAACCTTATAGGATAATCGTAGATCAAACACAATTAAAGTCCCTTGGAATTAAACAGGATGGAGATGTCGGACAAATTGGTTCATACAAAGCTACTCTAGCAGGACAGACCACCGGCATTCAATCGATCGCTTCTAGTCCTTATTTGCTCACTTCTCTGGAAACGGCCAAAGCATACAGTTATGCCCGTCCGGATTTTGAGGCCAAACCGACTACACCAGATATTGCTGCACTAACTAACACTGATAAGATTACTTATGTTTTAATCAAAGCTAAACCCGGCCAAAATTTACAAGTCCTTAAGCAAAGACTAGAAAAGGCCCTCCCCAATACCCTTGCTTTCACCACTCAAGAAATAGCCAACCAAACCCAAAATTATTGGGTACAACGAACTAGCATCGGCTTTATTCTCGGCCTCGGTGCGATCGTGGGTATCATTGTGGGGATCGTCATTGTCGGTCAAATTCTCTACGCCTCCGTATCTGATCACCTCAAGGAATTTGGCACTCTTAAAGCGATGGGTGCCTCTGACTGGGCAACTAATCGAATCATTATAGAACAAGCTTTGTGGATGGCTTTATTGGGCTATATTCCTGGGATGGGGCTATGCCTTGGCCTAGGAACTTGGACAGCCGCCACTCAAGGTGTCGTAATTTTAATTACCCCGGTTATGGCGGGCGGCGTATTGGCCGTGACGGTGTTTATGTGCATTGGATCAGCCTTGTTTGCGATCCAAAAAATCAATCGAGTCGATCCCGCTATGGTTTTTAAAAGTTAG
- the treZ gene encoding malto-oligosyltrehalose trehalohydrolase produces MKLGANYLGNNECEFTVWAPLLKEVAVEIVAPEKRLLPMEKDDLGYWKVREKNITPDTLYWYQLEGEKKRPDPASHFQPKGVHDPSQVIDHSTYTWQDQDWKNIPFPDWIIYELHVGTFTPEGTFEAIIARLPDLKELGVNVIEIMPVAQFPGARNWGYDGVYPYAVQNSYGGPNGLKKLVDACHQQGLAVILDVVYNHLGPEGNYVSDFGPYFTLTYNTPWGTAVNFDDAHSYGVRNFVIENAIYWLGEYHFDGLRLDAIHAIYDLGAKHILAELAEAVEVFSQQQERPLYLIAESDLNDVKVINPQELGGHGIQAQWSDDFHHCVHTLVTQESIGYYQDFGQCQQLAKVLQEGFAYTWNYSPSRRRYHGNYAGDRPPYQLVVCIQNHDQVGNRMLGERLSHLTSFDALKLAAATLLLSPFIPLLFMGEEYGEDAPFLYFIDHSDPNLIKAVREGRKAEFEEFHAEGEPPDADSIETFKKSTLNWQSRKEGKHKVLWEFYRELIRLRQEIPALTQREQYNSKISFLEDEKIISVYRWSADSEVIYLLNFNGKEVDYSLVIPSGNWQKRIDSSESQWQGSGSKLPQSLSQSQSLNLSPYTAVLYQKA; encoded by the coding sequence ATGAAACTCGGCGCAAATTATTTAGGAAATAACGAATGTGAATTCACGGTTTGGGCCCCCTTACTCAAAGAAGTCGCTGTAGAAATTGTGGCCCCCGAAAAACGCTTACTGCCAATGGAAAAAGATGACCTCGGCTATTGGAAAGTGAGAGAAAAAAACATTACTCCTGATACCCTCTATTGGTATCAATTAGAAGGAGAAAAAAAGCGACCCGATCCGGCTTCTCACTTTCAACCTAAAGGAGTGCATGACCCCTCCCAAGTCATCGATCACAGTACCTATACTTGGCAAGATCAAGACTGGAAAAACATCCCTTTTCCCGATTGGATAATCTATGAATTGCACGTAGGAACCTTTACCCCTGAAGGCACTTTTGAAGCCATTATTGCGCGGCTTCCGGATTTAAAAGAATTAGGCGTAAATGTGATAGAAATTATGCCCGTTGCTCAATTTCCAGGGGCGAGAAACTGGGGTTATGATGGGGTATATCCTTATGCAGTGCAAAACTCTTATGGCGGTCCTAATGGTCTAAAAAAATTAGTCGATGCTTGTCATCAACAAGGACTCGCCGTTATCCTAGATGTAGTTTATAACCACTTAGGGCCAGAAGGAAATTATGTCAGTGATTTTGGGCCTTATTTTACCCTTACTTATAATACGCCTTGGGGAACAGCCGTTAACTTTGATGATGCTCACAGTTATGGCGTGCGGAATTTTGTCATTGAAAATGCCATTTATTGGTTAGGAGAATATCATTTTGATGGCTTAAGATTAGATGCCATTCATGCCATTTATGATTTAGGGGCTAAACATATTCTGGCTGAATTAGCCGAAGCGGTAGAGGTTTTTTCTCAACAGCAAGAACGTCCCTTATATTTAATTGCTGAAAGTGATTTAAATGATGTCAAAGTGATTAATCCTCAAGAGTTAGGAGGACACGGAATACAGGCTCAATGGAGTGATGACTTTCACCATTGTGTTCATACTTTAGTCACTCAGGAAAGCATCGGTTACTATCAAGATTTTGGTCAATGTCAACAGTTAGCAAAAGTCTTACAAGAGGGGTTTGCTTACACGTGGAATTATTCCCCATCTCGCCGCCGTTATCATGGAAACTATGCCGGTGATCGTCCGCCTTATCAATTAGTCGTTTGCATTCAAAATCATGACCAAGTTGGCAATCGAATGTTAGGGGAGCGGCTGTCTCATTTAACCTCTTTTGATGCTTTAAAATTAGCCGCAGCAACCCTTCTCCTTTCTCCTTTTATTCCTTTATTATTTATGGGCGAAGAATATGGAGAAGACGCGCCTTTTCTTTACTTCATTGATCATTCTGACCCCAATTTAATTAAAGCGGTAAGAGAAGGCAGAAAAGCCGAATTTGAAGAGTTTCATGCTGAAGGTGAACCGCCTGATGCTGATAGTATCGAGACATTTAAAAAGAGTACCTTAAATTGGCAATCAAGAAAAGAAGGCAAGCATAAAGTTTTGTGGGAATTTTATCGAGAACTAATTCGACTACGGCAGGAAATACCCGCTCTCACTCAACGAGAACAGTACAATAGTAAAATTTCTTTTTTAGAGGATGAAAAAATTATTTCTGTCTATCGTTGGAGCGCGGACAGTGAAGTAATTTACCTCTTAAACTTTAATGGAAAAGAAGTGGACTACTCTTTAGTTATTCCTAGTGGAAACTGGCAAAAAAGAATCGATTCATCAGAAAGCCAATGGCAAGGAAGCGGCTCGAAGTTACCCCAGTCTTTAAGCCAATCACAAAGTTTAAATTTATCTCCTTATACAGCCGTTCTTTACCAAAAAGCCTAA
- the treY gene encoding malto-oligosyltrehalose synthase — protein MRIPTATYRIQFTPDFGFNQARKIANYLSELGISDLYASPIFKARSGSTHGYDVVDANLLNPELGTEEDFNALISDLQDKKMGWVQDIVPNHRAYDSDNKALMDVLENGKDSEYYNFFDIEWEHHYEDFREKVLTPMLGDFYGNCLENGDIQLDYNQSGLSVKCYGSFKIPLRIESYLQFLTYGLGKLNRQLGRSHPDFIKVLGILYLIKNVPSETSGRQRKDQVEFIKGLLWELYNNNPAVQELIDQNIVTFNGEAGKAESFDLLDQLLKEQFFRLSFWKVGAEELNYRRFFTVNELICLRVEDEQVFQKTHSLIKDLVQAGKFTGLRIDHIDGLYDPSQYLSRLRETMGDVYLIVEKILEKEEKLPTHWSIQGTSGYDSLNRYNGVFSQVKNQDRFSEIYEKITRFDGDYEKVLADKKRLIAETNLVGDVDNLAHLLKRIAGQYRYGRDFTLSGLRKAILEVLVQFPVYCTYTNQEGITDIDKAYVKEAIEKAKANLPRLLKELDLIEKFLLLEYDENLSEEEQKKWLHFTMRFQQFSGPLMAKGIEDTLFYVYSRFVALNEVGGFPQTFGITLEEFHQFNREQFAGHPHTMNASSTHDTKRSEDVRARLNVISEIPDEWERQLNEWRQLNKDKKVRQGKRIIPDNNDEYFFYQNLLGAFPFDDSDYPQFVERIKDYMIKAVREAKIHTAWLRPDSVYEEGFIKFIEQVLEPENNHFLEQFRIFKDKIAIYGIFNSLSQTLVKITSPGLPDFYQGTELWDLSLVDPDNRRPVDYEKRLSYLEEIKHRQNDLHSLIDELKENPTDGRLKLFLIFRALAARNQHISIFQQGDYLPLQVKGQYQDHVIAYARQHENQTAITVVPRFITTLIEPYQAPLGEEIWGDTYLEIPSNLQSDWKNIFTDETVTQTDTIPIGKVLNSYPVALLISE, from the coding sequence ATGCGGATTCCTACAGCGACTTATCGGATTCAATTTACCCCTGATTTTGGTTTTAATCAAGCCAGAAAAATTGCCAATTATTTATCAGAATTAGGCATCTCAGATCTTTATGCTTCGCCGATTTTTAAAGCTAGGTCTGGCAGTACACACGGTTATGATGTAGTGGATGCTAATCTGCTTAATCCCGAATTAGGAACAGAAGAAGATTTTAACGCACTAATTTCTGATTTACAAGACAAAAAGATGGGATGGGTACAAGACATTGTGCCTAATCATCGGGCTTATGATAGTGACAATAAAGCTTTGATGGATGTTCTTGAAAATGGGAAAGATTCAGAATACTATAACTTTTTTGATATTGAGTGGGAACATCACTATGAAGATTTTCGAGAAAAAGTTTTAACCCCTATGCTAGGTGATTTCTATGGAAACTGCCTAGAAAATGGAGACATACAACTCGATTATAATCAATCCGGTTTAAGCGTCAAATGTTATGGTTCCTTCAAAATCCCTCTAAGAATTGAATCCTATCTCCAGTTTTTAACTTACGGATTGGGGAAATTAAACCGTCAGTTAGGGCGCAGTCATCCCGATTTTATCAAAGTTTTAGGGATACTTTATTTAATTAAAAATGTCCCTTCTGAAACATCCGGCAGACAACGAAAAGACCAGGTAGAATTTATTAAAGGACTTCTGTGGGAACTCTATAATAATAATCCCGCCGTTCAAGAATTAATTGATCAAAATATCGTCACCTTTAATGGAGAAGCCGGTAAAGCTGAAAGTTTTGATTTATTAGATCAGTTACTCAAAGAACAATTTTTCCGTTTATCTTTCTGGAAAGTCGGAGCAGAAGAACTGAATTATCGGCGATTTTTCACCGTTAACGAATTAATTTGTTTACGAGTAGAAGACGAGCAAGTTTTTCAAAAAACTCATAGCTTAATTAAAGACTTGGTTCAAGCTGGTAAATTTACAGGTTTGAGAATTGATCATATCGATGGACTTTATGATCCAAGTCAATATTTATCCCGTCTTCGAGAAACGATGGGAGACGTTTATCTCATCGTCGAAAAAATCTTAGAAAAAGAGGAAAAACTGCCGACTCACTGGTCAATTCAAGGAACATCAGGTTATGATTCTCTCAATCGTTATAATGGCGTTTTTTCTCAAGTTAAAAATCAAGATAGATTCAGTGAGATTTATGAAAAAATTACCCGTTTTGATGGAGACTATGAAAAAGTTTTAGCCGATAAAAAGCGGCTGATAGCTGAAACAAACTTAGTGGGAGATGTGGATAATTTAGCGCATCTTCTCAAGCGCATTGCCGGTCAATATCGCTATGGACGAGACTTCACCTTATCTGGACTTAGAAAAGCCATTTTAGAAGTGTTAGTTCAGTTTCCCGTTTATTGTACTTATACGAATCAAGAGGGGATAACTGACATTGATAAAGCTTATGTCAAAGAAGCGATTGAGAAAGCTAAAGCGAATTTACCTCGACTCTTAAAAGAATTAGATTTAATTGAGAAATTCTTGTTGCTGGAATACGATGAAAATCTCTCAGAAGAAGAACAGAAAAAATGGCTACACTTTACCATGAGGTTTCAACAGTTTTCAGGGCCATTAATGGCAAAAGGCATAGAAGATACCTTATTTTATGTTTATAGCCGCTTTGTCGCTTTAAATGAGGTGGGAGGATTTCCGCAAACCTTTGGCATTACTCTTGAAGAATTTCATCAATTTAATCGAGAACAATTTGCCGGTCATCCTCATACGATGAATGCTTCTTCTACCCATGATACAAAACGCAGTGAAGATGTAAGAGCGAGATTAAATGTCATCTCAGAAATTCCTGACGAATGGGAACGACAACTTAACGAATGGCGGCAACTGAACAAAGACAAAAAAGTTAGACAAGGGAAACGAATTATCCCTGATAACAACGACGAATATTTCTTTTATCAAAATCTTTTGGGTGCTTTTCCCTTTGATGACAGTGATTATCCCCAATTTGTAGAACGCATCAAAGACTATATGATTAAAGCTGTCAGAGAAGCTAAAATTCATACCGCTTGGTTACGTCCTGATAGCGTTTATGAAGAGGGTTTTATCAAGTTCATTGAGCAAGTTCTCGAACCGGAAAATAATCACTTTTTAGAGCAATTCAGAATTTTTAAAGACAAAATAGCTATTTATGGGATTTTTAATTCCCTCTCTCAAACCTTAGTAAAAATCACTTCCCCGGGTTTACCAGACTTTTACCAAGGAACCGAACTCTGGGATTTAAGTTTAGTTGATCCTGATAACCGTCGTCCTGTAGACTACGAAAAACGCCTGTCTTATCTCGAAGAGATTAAACATCGTCAAAATGATCTCCATTCGTTGATTGATGAATTAAAAGAAAATCCTACCGATGGCAGACTGAAACTATTCCTAATTTTCCGCGCTTTAGCCGCCAGAAATCAACATATTTCCATTTTTCAACAAGGAGATTATCTACCTTTACAAGTTAAAGGTCAGTATCAAGATCATGTCATTGCTTATGCAAGACAGCATGAAAATCAAACTGCCATTACTGTTGTTCCTCGCTTTATTACCACATTAATTGAACCTTATCAAGCTCCTCTAGGTGAAGAAATTTGGGGAGATACTTATCTAGAAATTCCTTCTAATTTACAGTCGGATTGGAAAAATATTTTTACTGATGAAACAGTTACTCAAACAGATACAATCCCTATCGGTAAAGTTTTAAATTCCTATCCGGTAGCCTTATTAATCAGTGAATAA
- a CDS encoding tetratricopeptide repeat protein — MKFNDKMLRQLMPVLLAFSVTALSLPAVAGKQPTIQELIKAGTQAATQKNFAEAERIYRRAVELYPDDSVANYNLGTALYDQGKLEEASMSFKRAILIYPEYAAAYNNLGSVLSDQGKFEEAILNFEIAIKLDPKNSLAYNNLGTALHQQGHLDEAIMQYKSAIEIDANNALAYYNLGLALREQGKVQAAKDNFDKALSLDPSLPDPARVSNKK, encoded by the coding sequence ATGAAATTTAATGATAAAATGCTGCGTCAGCTTATGCCCGTGCTGTTAGCCTTCTCTGTAACAGCCCTTTCTCTGCCCGCCGTAGCCGGCAAACAGCCAACCATACAAGAACTCATTAAAGCGGGGACACAAGCAGCAACTCAGAAAAATTTTGCTGAAGCAGAACGAATATATCGCCGAGCCGTTGAACTTTATCCTGATGATTCTGTGGCCAACTACAATTTAGGAACGGCCCTATATGACCAAGGAAAATTAGAAGAAGCTTCCATGAGCTTCAAAAGAGCGATTCTCATCTATCCAGAATATGCCGCCGCTTACAATAATTTAGGCAGCGTTCTCTCAGATCAAGGAAAATTTGAAGAAGCCATTCTCAATTTTGAAATAGCCATCAAACTCGACCCCAAGAATTCTCTGGCTTATAACAATTTAGGGACAGCCTTACACCAACAAGGGCATTTAGACGAAGCGATCATGCAATACAAGTCAGCCATCGAAATCGATGCTAATAACGCCCTAGCTTACTATAACCTGGGCTTGGCTTTAAGAGAACAAGGAAAAGTGCAAGCGGCTAAAGACAATTTTGACAAAGCACTCAGCCTTGACCCAAGTCTTCCCGATCCGGCACGAGTCAGCAATAAAAAGTAG
- a CDS encoding GTP-binding protein, with amino-acid sequence MSQPPSPQEKHLNQARTSLQQALSWYTSFRRHWNYPPNLDLQAAVRKDLQTLKAALEKLEQNVIKIATFGLVSRGKSAVVNALLGEKVLQTGPLHGVTQWPRSVRWTPASGKVQIELIDTPGLDEIEGEARAQMAREVAYQADLILFVVASDITRTEYQALCELRESQKPILIVFNKIDLYPEKDRQEIYQQLQTWATGKAGENLSEVLSTDEIVMVAAEPQPVPVRVEWPDGGVTEEWETPPPQIEELKAKILTLLNREGRSLLALNALFQAQAAEANIAKKTVEIRQQEAEALIWQYAKYKALAVAVNPFGILDILGAIIADLALIRALARLYGLPITNYQAGKLWRTIVISSGGLLLGELFSSLIIGVGKSAAAVTSMFENPTALTIYGGAALTQGGIAGYGTYAIGKAAQVYLERGCSWGPMGPSTVIQDILAQIEPNTIIYRLRQELL; translated from the coding sequence GTGAGCCAGCCGCCATCCCCACAAGAAAAGCATCTTAATCAAGCTCGCACCAGCTTGCAACAAGCCCTATCTTGGTATACTAGCTTTCGCCGCCATTGGAATTATCCCCCCAATTTAGACCTACAAGCCGCCGTCAGGAAAGACTTACAAACCCTCAAAGCCGCCTTAGAAAAACTCGAACAAAACGTCATTAAAATAGCCACCTTTGGTTTAGTCAGCCGGGGAAAATCGGCAGTTGTCAACGCCTTACTGGGTGAAAAAGTCTTACAAACCGGACCGCTTCATGGTGTAACTCAATGGCCCAGATCAGTGCGTTGGACTCCGGCCAGTGGAAAAGTCCAAATAGAATTAATTGACACGCCCGGTTTAGATGAAATAGAAGGGGAAGCGAGGGCGCAAATGGCCAGAGAAGTCGCTTATCAAGCCGACTTGATCCTCTTTGTGGTGGCCTCCGATATCACCCGCACCGAATATCAGGCCCTCTGTGAACTCAGAGAAAGCCAAAAACCGATCTTGATTGTCTTTAATAAAATTGACCTCTATCCCGAGAAAGACCGTCAGGAAATTTATCAGCAATTGCAAACATGGGCCACGGGGAAAGCCGGGGAAAACCTCTCTGAGGTATTGTCTACGGATGAAATTGTCATGGTAGCGGCTGAACCTCAACCGGTACCGGTGCGAGTAGAATGGCCTGATGGTGGAGTGACAGAAGAATGGGAAACCCCACCCCCCCAAATTGAAGAATTAAAAGCAAAAATTCTCACCCTCTTAAACCGAGAAGGGCGGTCTTTACTCGCGCTTAATGCCCTTTTTCAAGCCCAAGCCGCCGAGGCCAATATCGCCAAGAAAACCGTAGAAATTCGCCAACAAGAAGCAGAAGCCCTGATTTGGCAATATGCTAAATACAAAGCCTTAGCGGTGGCGGTTAACCCGTTTGGGATTTTGGATATTTTAGGAGCGATCATTGCTGATTTAGCTCTTATACGCGCTTTAGCTCGCTTATACGGCTTACCCATTACTAATTATCAGGCCGGCAAACTTTGGCGCACCATCGTTATCAGTTCGGGAGGATTATTATTAGGGGAACTGTTCAGTAGTTTAATCATCGGTGTGGGAAAAAGTGCGGCGGCCGTCACCAGTATGTTTGAAAATCCCACAGCTTTAACCATTTATGGGGGGGCAGCCCTGACTCAAGGCGGCATTGCCGGTTATGGAACTTATGCCATAGGAAAAGCCGCACAGGTATATTTAGAACGCGGCTGTAGTTGGGGGCCAATGGGACCCTCTACGGTTATACAAGATATTCTGGCTCAAATAGAACCCAATACCATTATTTATCGATTACGGCAAGAACTTTTGTAA
- a CDS encoding ABC transporter ATP-binding protein has translation MTTSLVFSGVKPQIEPVTTPEGAAIATKGVEMVYQTQAGRFPILKGIDLEIPYGSVEILMGPSGSGKTTLLTILAGLLTPTSGSVKLLGQEITTMSRKQLAKFRLHHIGFVFQDFNLFPALTAAENIEMAFHLKGIRGREARRQTQSLLEQVDLGDKGGNLPSQLSGGQKQRVAIARALVGRPQLIMADEPTASLDSQSGYTVVQLLRQLAREAGCTVLMVTHDPRILDLADRVIHLEDGKLAQSPTIQEVHSR, from the coding sequence ATGACTACATCATTAGTGTTTTCTGGCGTTAAGCCGCAGATCGAGCCTGTTACTACTCCAGAGGGGGCTGCCATCGCTACAAAGGGGGTGGAAATGGTTTATCAAACCCAAGCCGGACGATTTCCTATTCTTAAAGGCATTGATTTAGAAATTCCCTACGGGTCCGTAGAAATTTTAATGGGTCCTTCCGGTTCAGGTAAAACTACTTTGTTGACCATCTTAGCTGGACTTTTAACACCCACATCAGGAAGTGTTAAGCTTCTCGGGCAAGAAATTACCACTATGTCCCGAAAACAATTAGCTAAGTTTAGATTGCATCATATTGGTTTTGTGTTTCAGGATTTTAACTTGTTTCCCGCTTTAACGGCGGCGGAAAATATTGAAATGGCATTCCATTTAAAAGGAATACGAGGCAGAGAAGCCCGTCGTCAAACTCAGAGCTTATTAGAACAGGTAGATTTAGGAGATAAAGGGGGAAATCTGCCGAGCCAATTATCCGGCGGACAAAAACAACGAGTAGCCATTGCTAGGGCTTTGGTGGGTCGTCCTCAATTAATTATGGCAGATGAACCCACCGCTTCTTTAGATTCTCAGAGCGGCTATACGGTGGTGCAATTACTACGTCAACTTGCTCGTGAGGCAGGTTGCACGGTGTTGATGGTGACTCATGACCCTAGAATTCTCGATTTAGCGGATCGTGTTATTCACCTTGAAGATGGGAAACTTGCCCAGAGTCCTACTATACAAGAGGTTCACAGCCGCTAA